The genomic DNA TCCCCCAGTATCCACCCCTTAGGGTCACTTTTTGGTCAGTAAAATGTTGTCTACTTTAGGTTTCCccctccctttaaatgtaaccttggcaccTCTCCAGGGCTCTCAGCAAGAGATGTCAGGGCTCTACCCTGAGGTGTAGGGGCTCCTTTGGGACTCCTggaataaaaccttggattaacccctgctaagagtcaCCCCTTTTATCTTCTGCCAGTGTCTCTGGTGTCCCTTCTGCTGCAAAGGTGACCAGCCTAGGTGCCCTCAGTACCAGAGAGTGTCTCCCCACTGCTGTGGAGAgtttggttcaagcatggcttaaagaaaaaggccatgaaggcatacagttgagagaaaagtaaaaggtagttgtaaagcagttcctAAAGCAGTTCCCAGACTTGATTCTATAAAaaattaggctctctcatgcatcactttataaacaataaggttctcagacactcttcccataacaagcaaaacaccctctctgggaaaagatggcaccctgggaacagatatggaagttttgggaacctttcatatcacagtgggaaacactggttctgtttttaataaacaattatcggtattgtaaaacaaaaggagtggttagagttttctctgttagcctatcgtgagcttggattttgcaatctgcatgaagttaattaacactgttatatgtGTTATATGTTATAAGTGGCTGAtcaatcaataaatcggagttcgatgcatcaatcggatggtcaGCTCCCTTCACTTCAATGCACTGCACATTGTGATTTCAGCCCTTCAGCTTGCTAGGTGCCTTAGACAGACCCAGGGAGGGACAGAAGTCTGGGTGAGGTTCCACAGGAGCATCTTTATTGATTTTTCTGTGAAGGTTCccagtgacagctcttctgccAAACTGGGCAAAAGCAGCTCTTTATAGAGGGTACAGGGGGATCAGAAATTGTCCAATGGCAAGGGTTAAAGGAAAATGGACCTGTAGGGTTACAGAGAGATAAGCAGGGGTCCAGAGGTGGAAGAGAGGGGCTTCTGGCCCATTCAccatgacttggcatttcctatcttAGGCTGCTGAACACCACGGAGGCATTGCGGGACCTGGGCCTGCTACAAAGCCtcacctagaacagaggctagatgtaataatcacatatcctctgaacagatgtGGTAAccacatatcctctgaacagagagacagCTCTCTCCCAGGGTTTTCCcaatgttggggaagatgaaacaggaaagccttataaatatgattgcctggcaaaagagtttgagaatatggaaactataagtgagattgaaatgaaagcaagctttgagatacctcagttactgaacaactggaaaacaatggtgtggccagctgaaggtgatccccttttgatggaacaacaccctctgcttgcagacaggcccaagggtcagagcagaccctacagcttggcagaagggcccaaagaggagtttttagggtttaaaatgtaacacagtgtggtaatgtaatgattcttataggctgtatgtaaatgctataggatttgaaTCTTGGACTAGATTGGTTAATGAGAATGTCACATGCCCTGTGCCCTTGTAATTAATCAAAATAATTCAGTTTATAAAGCAAAGAATTTGTGCATCTCTCTCCTTTCTCCTTCATCCTGCAGCTTACACACACTGCATACAGGATTTCCTTTTGTGGCCTTGTTAATCATGATGCCACATGCTAAAAGATGGAGTAACTCATTTGGtgagtgatttttaatttttcattttgtttttctctttaggCCTTTTTGAGGTCCGTGCCTTGGAGTATTTGGAGCGTATTCCAGAGACGGAACGAACTGGAATGAACAAAATCCTTCGCAGTCTTGGTAAAGGACCCCTTGcttttgtttattgtttatttttaaaaaaattaattgtagcTATTGAATAATTAATTTGTTACAAAGGAGAGGAaggctccttcttctccttctgcacCTGGGTTCCCTTGTTTACATTTACTGTTTCAGAGGACACTGAACACTGcgtaagatttttcttttctctttaagCTTTTGTATCTTTAGATAAAATTTGTGGGAGTTGCTGCTCTGAGAGCTTGTTCCTTAACTTTGGTCCTGGCTGAggatgtgcccaggggacagaagTTGTGTCTGCTGGCAGAGGTGCCCACGTGTGGCTTTCCACCTCAAGCTTCTCAGCCTGATGAGTCCTGGAGTGGCTTCAGCTCACAGAATCCCACAAtgatttgggtgggaagggagcagttcagccatggcagggacacctcccactgtcccagggtgctccaagccctgtccagcctggccttgggcgctgccagggatccaggggcagccacagctgctctgggcacctgtgccagggcatccctACCCTCACCTAAAGCTCCTAATGCTGTTTTTTCTCTGCAGGCAGTAAAATGAAGTTCCTCCAGAAGAAGTGACCGGGTGCTGCTGCGGGACAGCGGCGGAGGGGGAGCCACAGACCCTGCCTGGGACAGACTGAGCTGGGCCCCgggagggccaggctgggccaggggctcCGAGCGTGCTGTGGGAACAACCGGCACAGGGATTGATAACAGCCCATAGATTGATAACCAGTTCCATGGATCGAAAACAGCTCGTGGATTGAAAACCAGTTCCCTGGACTGATAACAACCAATGGATTGATAACGAGTTCCATGGATCGATAACAGCCCATGGATCAATATTGGGTTCCATGGATTGATAACAGCCCATGGATCCATTACCAGTTCCATGGATTGATAACAGCTCATGGATCAATAATGAGTTTCATGGACTGATAACAGCTCATGGATCGATAACCACTTCCATAGACCGATAAGCATTTCCATGGATCAATAACAGCTCATCGATCCAACCCTTCATGTGTCTCAGTTCCTTAAGGGGGCGTGgcctggcagggaggggcagggccAGGGTCGGAATTACACCGGTAGGGGCGGGGCAGGGCTGGAAACGCTCCGGGAGCGGCGGGACCGGAGCTGGAGTCACCGGGAGGGGCGGGGCCTGGGCTGAGGGGCGGAGCGGGAAGGGGCGGGGTTTGATCGTTGGGGGCGGGGTTTGATCGCTGGGGGCGGGGTTTGATCGCTGGGGGCGGGGTTTGATCGTTGGGGGCGGGGTTTGATCGCTGGGGGCGGGGTTTGATCGTTGGGGCGGGGTTTGGTCGCTGGGGGCGGGGTTTGGTCGCTGGGGGCGGGGTTTGGTCGTTGGGGGCGGGGTTTGCGCCCGAGCCGCGTGCGGTTCCCCCGGGCGTGACGTGAGTGCGCACGCGCAGTGCCCGCAGCCAAGATGGCGGGCCCGGGGCTGGTGGCCGGCGATGTCGTGGTGGACGCGCTGCCCTACTTCGACCAGGGCTACGAGGCGCCGGGCGTGCGGGAGGCGGTgcgtgcggggccggggcggcggcggggatgGGTCGGGGCGGCGGGCAGGCTGCCCGCCTGCCTGACGGCCCGTGTGCGTTAGGCCGCGGCGCTGGTGGAGGAGGAGACGCGGCGGTACCGGCCGACCAAGAACTACCTGAGCTACCTGCCCGCGCACGACTACAGCGCCTTCGAGGTGAGCGGAGGCGGCTCCAGAGCTCCCCGTACCCCCAGAGCGCGCTTGTCCCCACTTGGTGACCTGGCTGGGACTGACCCTGCCTGTCCCCGTCGTTCCCCTGTGCCAACCGCCGTACCCCTCCTGTGTCTCTCCCCCGTTACCGTTTGTGTCCTGTCCCCGTTCTCCCCACCATACCCCGCTTGTGTCGCTCCCCGTCCCTCACCGCTGCCTTCCCCACAGACCGAGATCATGCGGAACGAGTTCGAGCGCCTGGCGGCCcggcagcccctggagctgctcagtaTGAAGAGGTGAGTGGGACCGGCAGGGCAGTGCCCGGTGCCCCGGGTGAGCCGTGCCCGGTGTCCCTGGTGAGCTGTGCCCCGGGTGAACCATGCCCGGTGCCCCAGGTGAGCCCGTGCCCTTTTTAGGTACGAGCTGCCCGCCCCCTCCTCGGGGCAGAAGAACGACATCACGGCGTGGCAGGAGTGTGTGAACAATTccatggcacagctggagcacCAGGCCGTGCGCATCGAGAACCTGGAGCTCATGTCCCAGCACGGCTGCAATGCCTGGAAGGTGTACAACGAGTAAGgcctcagctgctctgctggACATCAAGTTCTGTCTTTAATTTCTGTGTATTTATTGGGTGTAAATCCAGAGGGGGATCTTTAGAATGTAGTCTGGAATAGATGAACCCCTGTAAGAGAAAGAAGAGGATGATCTCAAAGCTGTCTCTGTGGCCAAGAAACAGTGTGTGTTTTAATACATCCCTGTCTTGAATGTTGTGGGTTATTGTTGATGATAGTGGGTGTTAATTAAGGTTGATGATAGCCTGTGAAGGAATAACTCAGTAGTGGAAATGAAGATGAGTTACTACAGATCCTGGGCTTAGCCTGGAGCTGTAATAAAGCTGCTGCAAAAGCCAAGAACAGGTTGTAGAGTGTGGCTGCAGGAAGCACTGGGGCTATTTCAGACAGAGAATTTTAATGCTCACTTCTGAGAAGGGTTGGCTGAACCTTAGATAAAAGAGTAGGCGAAAGGAATTCCAAACTGAGAGAAGGCAGAGGGTTCCTGAGCTCAGGAGAAGGGAAGCAGGTAAAGGATCTGCTGGCTGGGCCAGGGTGCTGCAGGGACTTGTTGGATCCTGAACTCTGAGAAGTTAAATGTCAGGTGAAATGGGGCTGGTTTACCATTTGTGTGTTTTTAATGCTTTGCTTGCATTCTGTCATCAGGCACCTGGTTCATATGATAGAACAAGCCCAGAAGGAGCTTCAGAAATTGAGGTGGGTCATTCTTATTTAGATTTTTGTACTGAAATTGGAAGTGAACCTTTCTCTCCCCCCCATGCTATACAGAGGAAGGTGTATGTGCTGGCTCACATGGTCACAGGGAAAAAGACTCAGTAAAAACAATAATTAAGAAATGTGACCCTGCTCTCCCCAAACAGTTACATTCATCATGTCTGTTCTACTCAGAATTctgtgtttggtttgtttgaatcTCTGCTCTGGATTTGTGGAATCCTCCCTGAAAATACCAGTAGTAAAATTTCATTTACTACTGATAATTTAATGTGCAGTTGTCTCTGTAAGAACATCTTCCCTGATGTTTGGTTtaaccttttatttttatttatctcAGGGTTCTCTGTGAGCCCTGTActgagatttgtccatctggatgTTGTCATTACAGTCCTGGCTACACAAATATTTTCTGGCTGTACTTCTAGGGATTGAGTGTACTTGGAAATTAGCAGCAGGTACTGCAGATGCCAAAGAAATGAGGAAATAAAAATACATCTTTTTCTCCCCAGGAAAAACATTCAAGACCTGAACTGGCAGAGGAAGAACATGCAGCTCACAGCTGGGGCTAAGCTGAGAGAGATGGAATCCACGTGAGTGTTGACATTTCTCTGTTAGCCCTTCCACAGCTTTCTCCATTGCTTCAAATTTACTTGAAATTATTCTTCCAGTTGAAATTCAGTGATTctttggagctgctgttggatacTGTTGCTTTGCAGGAGGTGTTTTAAAGTATTTGTAGTTTGGTTCCATATTGTATTTGCTGAGGTTGAGTGAATCAACAGGTGGGAAGAGGGTGTATTTATTAGCTGCTTCAAATTTCCTCAATTGTTTTAAGCTCTTCTTTATCTCAATATTGGCAGTTGGTGGATGAGTCTAGTCATGAATATTTTTGTGTTTTCAGGTTTAACAGGGTTAATAATTACTCATTGTCACTTTGGTTGTTCCAATGACCATTGATGTCAACTAAGGATTGTCATGTGTTAGGAAAAATACTGCTTTATTTGGTGTTTCTGCTTGCTTTGGAGCAATGGttgtctttgattttttttccagaggagTGTTACATAACACCTAAAggctctttttatttcttttcccttccaggTGGGTCTCTCTTGTCAGTAAAAATTATGAGATTGAACGAACCATTGTGCAGCTGGAAAATGAAATTTCACAAATCAAGCAGCAGCATGGAGAGGCAAACAAGGAGAATATCCAGCAAGATTTTCAGTGAATTAATCCTGACTTACCTTAGTGCTGCATGTGTTAAGAACTACAAACCAGACACACTTTGGAGATGCTGTGTCTGTAGACACCTCTAGCTGCAGTTGTGTGAGGTGGCAAAAGGATATTTCcatcctttcttttccttgttttaAATTCTAGGAGGAGGTAGGGTGGACTCTGAACATCCTGTTTAAATGTATCACAGCCACCACTAAATGTACTGTGAATTGTTTCACTTTTTATATACTTAAAGCAGGAGCTCTTAAAGCAGGAGCTTGCTTGTGTTGTGTTTTCCCCTACACCTTTAATAAATCCTGTTTTGCTATTTCTCTGGTTTCTGCTTCATGTccagagcccagggctgtggAGGAGGTGGCTGGGCCAGGTGAGAATCCCTTGCAGGGGAAGTGGGGGGAAACTGGAATTTGGGGTGGGGAAGTCTAtgcagcactggggctgtgcAGTGCCCACAGAGGAGACTCTGGTGCCACTGTCACTGCAGCAGGCCCAGCTgagtaataattagcattgactccatgatggaaagaaggctgatcaatctctTTATTATATTATCTCATATCATAtcattattaagaaacccatgGCTTTTATAGACAGATAATATACAAATAGAATATACAAATATCCTATATTTACGATACAGGTTGACCTAATTGGTCCTCCagtccaaacaccatcaccattggctaattaagaaaccaccctttggtaaacaaatctcacATGTTCACAATACCAGGTGCAGTAAgagaagataagaattgtttctcactcttcttcacagccttccccagaaaggcctgggaaagttgtgtgtTCCTCTTTGTGGCCAGAGAGTTGCTGCCACCTGCCACCTCCTGCCCTGTTCCtcatcccagggctgctcccactgCCCCGTCCCCATCTCTGACTCCCGTCCTGATGCACTGCTCCATGTCCTGGTGCCCTTTTCCCTATGCCAATGTGCCATTGCCCATCACCATCCCAATGGGATATTCCCAATCCAGGTCTGCTATTTCCTGTCCTGGTGCCCTGTTCTCCATCCCAGTGCATTattccccatcccagtgccctaTTCCCCTTCCCCATGGGTGTTCCCCATCCCAGTGCTTTGTTCCCTATCCCAACGGGTTAttccctgtcccagtgccccaTTGCCCCGTCCCAGTGccccactgccccaccccagtgCATTATTCCCGGTGGGTTATTCCCCTTTCCGTGACGTTATTCCCCATCCCGGTGGGTTATTCTCCTCCCCAATGGGTATTCCCCATGCCGGTGGATATTCCCCGTCCTCATGGGTTATTCCTGGGGCGTTATTTCCCCTCCCAATGGGTATTCCCCGTCTTCACGCGTTATTCCCCGTCCCCTGTGGGTTATTCCCCTCCCCCGTGGGTTATTTCCCAGCCTGTGTGTGTCATTTCCCGTCCGAAAGGGTTATTCCCCACCTCGGTGCGGTATTCCCCCTCCCAATGGGGCATTCCGCAGCCCAGTGCGTTATTTCCCAGCCCGGTGCGGTGTTCCCAGTGAGTTATTCCCCAGCCCAGTGCGTTATTCCCCAGCCTGGTGCGCTGTTCCCCCTGCGTTATTCCCCCTCCCGATGGGGCATTCCCCAGCCCGGGGCGTTATTCCCAGGCCAGTGCGTTATTCCCAGCCCGGTGCGCTATTGCCGATGCGTTATTCCCGGTGCGTTATTCCCTATTCCCGGTGATCCGTTCCCGGGGGCGTTCCCGAGGGGACGTGGCC from Melospiza melodia melodia isolate bMelMel2 chromosome 28, bMelMel2.pri, whole genome shotgun sequence includes the following:
- the BCAS2 gene encoding pre-mRNA-splicing factor SPF27, with the protein product MAGPGLVAGDVVVDALPYFDQGYEAPGVREAAAALVEEETRRYRPTKNYLSYLPAHDYSAFETEIMRNEFERLAARQPLELLSMKRYELPAPSSGQKNDITAWQECVNNSMAQLEHQAVRIENLELMSQHGCNAWKVYNEHLVHMIEQAQKELQKLRKNIQDLNWQRKNMQLTAGAKLREMESTWVSLVSKNYEIERTIVQLENEISQIKQQHGEANKENIQQDFQ